Sequence from the Deltaproteobacteria bacterium genome:
TTGCTTCACGAATGCGCGATCACTTCATGGAGTTGGAGACCCGTATCACAAGAGCCAGTCACGAATCACGGGGCACGACGTGGAAGCTACCAGTGCACGGTGATCGGGTAACCGGCGAAAATCGGATCCTTGCTGAGGAGCACGGCGTCCTCGACCAGCGCCTGCGCGATCAACAGGCGATCGAAGGGATCTCTGTGGCGGGCGGGCAGTTGCTGCACCGCCAAGACGTGTTGCAGCTCCACTGCGAGCACGCCGAGGCGATTGCGCTGCTGCTGGCTGGTGATCGCGTCGGCGAGGGGCAGGCTCAAGGTCAGTTTTCCGAGCGCGGCTTTGATCACCATTTCCCACACGCTCGCGGCGCTCAGGAGCGACGTGTTTGCGGGGTCGAGGCACGCGGCGGTCGCCCGCGCCAACAGTTTCGCTGGGTCGCTATCCCAGCAAATGAAAGTGTGCGTATCGAGCAGCACCTTCATGCTGGTGGCAACCAGAACTCCTCGGCAAGCGGCTCGTCGAAATCCTCGCGGGCGCGCAGGGCTCCCCGGTGGAGTCCGAGAACACGCGTGGCTGCGGGCGGCGTCACGGGAACCAGCCGCGCCAGTGGCTTCTCGCCCTCGGTGAGCACGACTTCGGTGCCGGCCCGGAGCAACGCTACGACCTCAACCCAGCGCGACGGGGCATCGGCGAGGTCAACGGTGTGCGCTTCAACCAGCCATAGTTGCAGGGTGCGCCGAAGCGTTCCCGGCAGCAAGCGCGCCGCCAGTGTCGATACCAGCGCCGCCGCCGCAAGCGCGGCCAGTGCCGGCGCGGGAGACATGCTTTGAATTCCACCAGCCTACGAACCCGGCCCCCGGCCCCCTCGCCCCGCGTTTGCTTGCGGGGAGAGGGTTGGGGTGAGGGGTTGAGCGCGGCTGGCATCAAGAGGTCGCGCTTGGATAGTCGGGTTATTTCCTTGGGACACGACGGGAAATCCCTAATTGCGGTGGCCCCACGAGATGTGCGACAAGTAGAGCACGCCTTGCCGAATGGCGGGCGTGATTCGGGCCACAGGCGGACACGGAGGGGGCAACCAGTCGATCGCACAACTCAGCATTCGCGCACTGTCCAGCCCAGTGCACAGCCGGGGGATAGAGAGTGCCCACTACAGTTGACACTGCACCCGGGGCCGACGGACGGGAGCAGAAGGATCGGGCAGCAGCTTGCGCCACCGGGCTTGCCTCACGACCGGGCGCGGGGGCTGCGGTGGCGGCTACAGCGCCAAATGGATGAGCACGGGGTTTGACGAGAACACGATCTACTAACGCACAGCAGAGAGCAAGAAGATGCGCGACCACAATGATGAACCGG
This genomic interval carries:
- a CDS encoding type II toxin-antitoxin system VapC family toxin, whose product is MKVLLDTHTFICWDSDPAKLLARATAACLDPANTSLLSAASVWEMVIKAALGKLTLSLPLADAITSQQQRNRLGVLAVELQHVLAVQQLPARHRDPFDRLLIAQALVEDAVLLSKDPIFAGYPITVHW
- a CDS encoding toxin-antitoxin (TA) system antitoxin translates to MVEAHTVDLADAPSRWVEVVALLRAGTEVVLTEGEKPLARLVPVTPPAATRVLGLHRGALRAREDFDEPLAEEFWLPPA